Proteins from one Mercurialis annua linkage group LG7, ddMerAnnu1.2, whole genome shotgun sequence genomic window:
- the LOC126657646 gene encoding uncharacterized protein LOC126657646, with amino-acid sequence MANRYLKRFLHELYCNRSLIKKQEKYKRLVYGVLINRCQSQISRPDKEVNNAPQVERNSNKNSSSEIGKYTSSSDDDDTRDSKWKLELDWLTKALEPALQLWNGLGNKAPPGGRSLMEIIASIQRSKSGIEGWSLSDLTIGLYLIYLRQSSLNPFDDFKGVQIASELVVQDLIYHIELAKGCYKENAFWLARNSMLRESNVLKFVKDSSVMRPGYYIGVDPRKKLIILGIRGTHTVYDLITDIVTSSDGEVTFEGFSTHFGTAEAARWFLNHEMGTIRNYLKQYEGFRLRLVGHSLGAATASLLAIMLRKRSTEQLGVSPDIISAVGFATPPCVSKELAESCGDFVTTVVMQDDIVPRLSTPALGRLRNEILQTDWLSVIEKEDWRSVIGLVTNAKQVVSSVQDVARKLADYTKFRNPPGLPISEKPRASPDVSISERTVDNHIVLKQDEAPCTVPEELFVPGTVYYLKRNIDTRCARNGGGAEFFTLWKRNAGEHFQRIVLSSNVISDHKCDSHYYALRDVLKALPGSDEEGVL; translated from the exons ATGGCCAATCGATACCTGAAGAGGTTTCTACATGAATTAT ATTGCAACAGAAGTTTGATTAAGAAGCAAGAGAAGTACAAAAGATTAGTGTATGGAGTTTTGATTAATAGGTGTCAGTCACAAATTTCAAGACCTGATAAGGAAGTAAACAATGCACCTCAAGTTGAGAGGAATAGTAATAAAAACTCTAGTTCTGAGATTGGAAAATACACTTCTTCGTCCGACGACGATGATACGAGAGATAGTAAGTGGAAATTAGAGCTGGATTGGCTTACCAAAGCTCTTGAACCGGCTCTTCAATTAT GGAATGGACTTGGAAATAAAGCCCCTCCTGGTGGTCGATCTCTTATGGAGATCATTGCGAGTATTCAGCGGAGCAAGAGTGGAATTGAGGGGTGGAGCTTGAGCGATCTTACAATCGGTCTTTATCTTATTTATCTTCGTCAATCGTCGTTAAATCCCTTTGACGATTTTAAGGGAGTGCAAATTGCTTCAGAATTAGTA GTCCAGGATCTCATCTACCACATTGAGTTAGCAAAAGGTTGCTACAAGGAAAATGCTTTTTGGCTTGCAAGGAACAGCATGCTTCGTGAAAGCAATgttcttaaatttgtaaaagatTCCAGTGTGATGAGGCCTGGTTATTACATAGGAGTTGATCCTCGCAAGAAACTCATAATCCTGGGGATTCGTGGAACTCATACAGTATATGACCTTATTACAGACATAGTAACTTCAAGTGATGGAGAGGTCACATTTGAGGGATTTTCAACCCACTTTGGCACAGCTGAAGCTGCTCGTTGGTTTCTTAATCATGAGATGGGAACAATAAGGAATTACTTAAAACAATATGAG GGATTTAGGTTAAGGTTAGTGGGTCACTCTCTTGGAGCTGCTACAGCTTCTTTGCTGGCAATCATGCTACGTAAGAGGTCAACTGAGCAACTTGGAGTTAGCCCTGACATCATTTCTGCTGTTGGATTTGCAACTCCTCCATGCGTCTCCAAGGAACTTGCTGAGAGTTGTGGCGATTTCGTAACAACTGTAGTGATGCAG GATGATATAGTACCTAGATTAAGTACACCTGCTCTTGGAAGGCTGAGGAATGAAATTCTTCAAACTGATTG GTTAAGTGTCATCGAGAAGGAGGATTGGAGAAGTGTTATTGGTTTAGTCACAAATGCAAAGCAGGTTGTGTCTTCTGTGCAAGATGTAGCTCGGAAACTTGCAGATTATACAAAGTTCAGGAATCCTCCTG GTCTTCCAATCAGTGAGAAACCACGGGCTTCTCCGGATGTTTCGATTTCCGAAAGAACAGTGGACAATCATATTGTCCTCAAACAGGATGAAGCTCCCTGTACGGTACCAGAAGAATTGTTTGTTCCAGGTACAGTTTACTATCTTAAGAGGAATATCGATACTCGTTGCGCCAGAAATGGCGGAGGGGCTGAATTTTTCACCCTCTGGAAAAGAAATGCAGGTGAACATTTTCAGAGAATAGTGCTCTCAAGCAATGTAATTTCTGATCACAAATGTGACAGCCATTACTATGCTCTTCGAGATGTACTAAAAGCTCTGCCCGGGAGTGATGAAGAGGGAGTTTTGTAG